In the genome of Thermoleophilaceae bacterium, the window CTCGCCCAGCCACTGGCCGACGCGCCGGTGGCGCCTGAAGGCGCGCTGCGTCAGGCGGATCGCGCGATCACGGAGACGCTCGAGCACCACGCGCACGTCCGGCTTGCACGTGTTGCGTAGGGTTCCCAGCGCATGGAAGGCAAGCGGCTCGTAATCGATCACATCGGCGTGGGCGTGCGCGACTACGACGAGAGCGTGCGCTTCTACTCTGCCGCGCTCGCGCCACTCGGGCTCGAGCTGGTGGTGGAGACCGGACAGGACAACCGCGCGGCCGGCTTCGGCTACAGGGGCCGCGACGACTTCTGGATCCACGAGGGCCGCCCGGTTGGGCGCTCGCACATCGC includes:
- a CDS encoding VOC family protein, producing MEGKRLVIDHIGVGVRDYDESVRFYSAALAPLGLELVVETGQDNRAAGFGYRGRDDFWIHEGRPVGRSHIAFEAQEPEQVDAFHAAALQAGGRDNGAPGIRGEYSATYYAAYILDPNGNNIEAVFHGHAPTEKGRRVAR